The genomic segment TGAAGCCCACCGTCGTCACGCCGTGCTTCTCCATGTAGCTCGCGATCGCATCGGCCATCAAGGCGTCGTTCTGCGGCGTCTTGAATACCCATGCCTTCTTCGCGTCCATCGGCGAGATGATTGCGGCCGACGCGGCCATCGAGATCATCGGCGTCTTGCCGGTGGCGGCCGGGTCGATCATCGCGAGCGAATTCGGCGTTACCGTGGAACCGACGATCGCATCGACGTGATCTTCATCAATCAGCTTGCGCGTGTTCTGCACGGCGCGGCTCGTGTCGGAACCGTCATCGAGCACGATCCATTCGACCGACTTCCCGCCGATCTCCTTCGGCAACAACGCGACGGTGTTTTTCTCGGGAATCCCGAGCGATGCAGCCGGGCCCGTCGCCGAGAGCGTCACGCCGATTTTCACCTGGGCGAACGCCGCGCCCGCGCCTGCGAGCACGCTGCCCGCGATGGCGAGCGCAATGCCCGTCTTGATCCATGCCTTCTTCGTTTTCATTGTTCGTCTCCAAACGCGCACACTGGCGGTGCTTGCTGCGAGTTGTTATCGATGCCGCTTTCTGGGCTAACCAAAGAGCCGCCCCAATCTATTTACCGCGTTACTGCGTGCCAAGGCGAGTTTTCCCTGACCGTTGCGCCGCTGCATGCGAGGCTTTGCGCCCTCTTCTTTCGCCGCGGCTTTTCACTGCCCAGCGCAGAAAAAAAGGCGCGTTGTGTAGCTAACGCGCCTTTTTCTCCGGATCAGTCCATATGCGATTCTCGTCAGTTGCCCGAGAGCTTCCACTTGCCGCCGACGATCTCCACCATCACGCGTGCGCGCTGGTCCAGTCCGGAGTGATCGTTGGGGCTCATGTTGAAGATGCCGTGTGAAGCAGGCAGGTTCTTCGTCTCTTCGATGGCCGCGCGCAACGCTTCGCGGAACGCCGGCGTGCCGGGCTGGCCCTTCTTCAGCGCGACGGGAATCGCGCGCTGCAGAATGAGGCCTGCGTCCCACGCGTGGCCGCCGAACGTCGACACCGAACCCGCGCCATACGCGCCTTCATAGGCCTTCTTGTATGTGAGCGCGGCCTGCTTGACGGGATTGCTGTCGGGCAACTGCTCCGCGACGAGCAGCGGGCCCGCCGGCAGGAACGTGCCTTCACAATCCTTGCCGCATACGCGCAGGAAATCGTTATTGGCGACGCCGTGCGTCTGATAGATCTTGCCCTTGTAGCCGCGCTCCTTGAGCGTCTTCTGCGGCAGCGCGGCCGGCGTGCCCGCGCCCGCGATCAGCACCGCGTCCGCGTTCTGCGACATCATCTTGAGCACTTGCCCCGTCACCGACGCATCGTTGCGCGCGAAGCGCTCGTTCGCGACGACCTTCAGCTTCGCGAGATCGGCCGCCTTGGAAAACTCCTTGAACCAGCTTTCGCCGTAGGCATCGGAAAAGCCGATGAACGCCACCGTCTTCACGCCGTGATTCGACATGTGCTGCGCGATCGCGGTGGCCATCAGGATGTCGTTCTGCGGCGTCTTGAAGACCCACGCCTTTTTCGCATCCATCGGCTCGACGATGCTCGCGGCCGCGGCCATCGAAATCAT from the Caballeronia sp. NK8 genome contains:
- a CDS encoding ABC transporter substrate-binding protein; this translates as MKLALRGKTVAMTVAAMSISFSAVFSNQVLADVKIGVTVSATGPAASLGIPEKNTVALLPKEVAGQKVEYIVLDDATDSTQAVKNARKLTSEDHVDALVGSTVVPNSLAMTDIAAETHTPMISMAAAASIVEPMDAKKAWVFKTPQNDILMATAIAQHMSNHGVKTVAFIGFSDAYGESWFKEFSKAADLAKLKVVANERFARNDASVTGQVLKMMSQNADAVLIAGAGTPAALPQKTLKERGYKGKIYQTHGVANNDFLRVCGKDCEGTFLPAGPLLVAEQLPDSNPVKQAALTYKKAYEGAYGAGSVSTFGGHAWDAGLILQRAIPVALKKGQPGTPAFREALRAAIEETKNLPASHGIFNMSPNDHSGLDQRARVMVEIVGGKWKLSGN